A single window of Rhodococcus jostii RHA1 DNA harbors:
- a CDS encoding helix-turn-helix domain-containing protein, with protein sequence MADIGVFAKSARITGPSRADLQAELKERYQAGASIRSLAREMGRSYGFVRNILAESEVELRGRGGAHRRKT encoded by the coding sequence ATGGCTGACATCGGGGTCTTCGCCAAGAGCGCTCGGATCACGGGACCGTCGCGCGCCGATCTGCAGGCGGAGCTGAAGGAGCGCTACCAGGCCGGAGCGAGTATTCGTTCCCTCGCCCGTGAAATGGGGAGATCGTACGGATTCGTCCGCAACATTCTTGCGGAGTCCGAGGTGGAGCTCCGCGGACGAGGCGGAGCTCACCGTCGCAAGACCTGA
- a CDS encoding TetR/AcrR family transcriptional regulator yields MPKVSEDHLAARRSQILDGARRCFAEYGYDGATVRRLEEVTGLSRGAIFHHFKDKDGLFLALAHEDATRMADVVAHEGLVQVMRDMLAQPEQFDWLGTRLEIARRLRNDPDFRRSWSQRSAELTEATMARLARQKSAGRLRDDVPTDVLIGYLDLVLDGLVARIASGHAGDNLSAVLDLVEESVRRRD; encoded by the coding sequence TTGCCCAAGGTCAGTGAAGACCATCTCGCGGCACGGCGCAGTCAGATCCTCGACGGCGCCCGCCGCTGCTTTGCCGAATACGGCTACGACGGCGCCACCGTCCGCCGGCTCGAAGAAGTGACCGGACTGTCACGCGGGGCGATCTTCCATCACTTCAAGGACAAGGACGGCTTGTTCCTGGCGCTCGCCCACGAGGACGCGACCAGGATGGCGGACGTCGTCGCCCACGAGGGCCTCGTCCAGGTGATGCGGGACATGCTCGCCCAGCCCGAACAGTTCGACTGGCTGGGAACCCGGCTCGAGATCGCCCGGCGGCTGCGGAACGATCCCGACTTCCGCAGAAGCTGGTCACAGCGGTCGGCGGAACTCACCGAGGCGACCATGGCGCGCCTCGCGCGGCAGAAGTCCGCGGGCCGCCTCCGCGACGACGTACCGACCGACGTCCTGATCGGCTACCTGGACCTGGTTCTCGACGGCCTCGTCGCACGCATCGCCTCCGGGCACGCCGGCGACAACCTGTCGGCCGTGCTCGACCTCGTCGAGGAATCCGTCCGACGCCGCGACTGA
- the acnA gene encoding aconitate hydratase AcnA: MSTSIDSFGAKGTLEVGENSYEIFRLSAVPGTEKLPYALKVLAENLLRTEDGANITADHIRAIASWDPSADPNVEIQFTPARVIMQDFTGVPCIVDLATMREAVTALGGDPNKVNPLAPAEMVIDHSVIIDVAGRADAFERNVEIEYSRNGERYQFLRWGQGAFDDFKVVPPGTGIVHQVNIEHLARTIMVRNGQAYPDTCVGTDSHTTMVNGLGVLGWGVGGIEAEAAMLGQPVSMLIPRVVGFKLTGEIKPGVTATDVVLTVTDMLRKHGVVGKFVEFYGKGVAEVPLANRATLGNMSPEFGSTAAIFPIDAETVSYLRLTGRTEEQLALVEAYAKEQGLWHDADHEPEYSEYLELDLGDVVPSIAGPKRPQDRILLSDSKNAFRKDIHNYVEEHHPTGHSQLDEAVEESFPASDPAALSFADDGAVDVQSAANGAEGRPTKPVKVLSEDKGEFILDHGAVVIASITSCTNTSNPSVMLGAALLARNAVEKGLSAKPWVKTSMAPGSQVVTDYYNKSGLWPYLEKLGFYLVGYGCATCIGNSGPLDEQISQAIQDNDLTATAVLSGNRNFEGRISPDVKMNYLASPPLVIAYALAGTMDFDFEHDALGQDADGNDVFLKDIWPSPQEIQETINSSISQEMYVKGYADVFKGDERWRGLPTPEGKTFEWDANSTYVRKPPYFDGMPKEPTPVSDIKGARVLALLGDSVTTDHISPAGNIKAGTPASQYLDANGIDRKDYNSYGSRRGNHEVMIRGTFANIRLRNQLLDDVSGGYTRDFTQDGGPQAFIYDASQNYQKAGIPLVVLGGKEYGSGSSRDWAAKGTSLLGVKAVITESFERIHRSNLIGMGVVPLQFPAGESAASLKLDGTEVFDIEGVEKLNEGVTPKTVKVTATRENGEKVVFDAVVRIDTPGEADYYRNGGILQYVLRNMIKG; this comes from the coding sequence GTGAGCACGAGTATTGATTCGTTCGGCGCCAAAGGCACCCTCGAGGTCGGTGAGAACTCCTACGAGATCTTCCGCCTCTCGGCCGTGCCCGGCACCGAAAAATTGCCCTATGCACTGAAGGTTCTCGCCGAGAACCTGCTTCGCACCGAGGACGGCGCGAACATCACCGCCGACCACATTCGCGCCATCGCGAGCTGGGATCCCTCGGCCGACCCGAACGTCGAGATCCAGTTCACGCCTGCCCGCGTGATCATGCAGGACTTCACCGGCGTCCCCTGCATCGTGGACCTCGCCACCATGCGTGAAGCGGTCACCGCACTCGGCGGCGACCCGAACAAGGTGAACCCCCTCGCACCCGCCGAAATGGTCATCGACCACTCGGTCATCATCGACGTCGCCGGCCGCGCAGACGCCTTCGAGCGCAACGTCGAGATCGAATACTCCCGCAACGGTGAGCGCTACCAGTTCCTCCGCTGGGGCCAGGGCGCGTTCGACGACTTCAAGGTCGTCCCCCCGGGCACCGGCATCGTCCACCAGGTCAACATCGAGCACCTGGCCCGGACGATCATGGTCCGCAACGGCCAGGCGTACCCCGACACCTGCGTCGGCACCGACTCGCACACCACCATGGTCAACGGCCTGGGCGTGCTGGGCTGGGGCGTCGGCGGCATCGAGGCCGAGGCCGCCATGCTCGGCCAGCCCGTCTCCATGCTGATCCCGCGCGTCGTCGGCTTCAAGCTGACCGGTGAGATCAAGCCCGGCGTCACCGCCACCGACGTGGTCCTCACCGTCACCGACATGCTCCGCAAGCACGGCGTCGTCGGCAAGTTCGTCGAGTTCTACGGCAAGGGTGTCGCCGAGGTTCCGCTGGCCAACCGCGCGACGCTCGGCAACATGAGCCCCGAGTTCGGTTCCACCGCCGCGATCTTCCCGATCGACGCCGAGACCGTCAGCTACCTCCGCCTGACCGGCCGCACCGAGGAGCAGCTCGCCCTCGTCGAGGCGTACGCGAAGGAACAGGGTCTCTGGCACGACGCCGACCACGAGCCCGAGTACTCCGAGTACCTCGAACTGGACCTCGGTGACGTGGTTCCGTCCATCGCAGGCCCGAAGCGCCCGCAGGACCGAATCCTGTTGTCGGACTCGAAGAACGCGTTCCGCAAGGACATCCACAACTACGTGGAGGAGCACCACCCCACGGGTCACTCGCAGCTCGACGAGGCCGTCGAGGAGTCGTTCCCCGCGAGCGATCCCGCCGCCCTGTCGTTCGCCGACGACGGCGCCGTCGACGTGCAGTCGGCCGCCAACGGAGCCGAGGGACGCCCGACCAAGCCGGTCAAGGTCCTGTCCGAGGACAAGGGCGAGTTCATCCTCGACCACGGTGCGGTCGTGATCGCGTCGATCACCTCCTGCACCAACACGTCCAACCCGTCGGTCATGCTCGGCGCCGCCCTGCTCGCCCGCAACGCCGTCGAGAAGGGCCTGTCCGCCAAGCCGTGGGTCAAGACCTCCATGGCACCCGGTTCGCAGGTCGTCACCGACTACTACAACAAGTCCGGCCTCTGGCCGTACCTGGAGAAGCTCGGCTTCTACCTCGTCGGCTACGGCTGCGCCACCTGCATCGGCAACTCCGGCCCGCTGGACGAACAGATCTCGCAGGCGATCCAGGACAACGACCTCACCGCCACCGCGGTGCTGTCTGGTAACCGCAACTTCGAGGGACGCATCTCCCCCGACGTGAAGATGAACTACCTGGCTTCCCCGCCGCTGGTCATCGCGTACGCCCTCGCCGGCACCATGGACTTCGACTTCGAGCACGACGCCCTCGGCCAGGACGCCGACGGCAACGACGTGTTCCTGAAGGACATCTGGCCCTCTCCCCAGGAGATCCAGGAGACCATCAACTCCTCGATCAGCCAGGAGATGTACGTCAAGGGTTACGCGGACGTCTTCAAGGGCGACGAGCGCTGGCGTGGACTGCCCACCCCGGAGGGCAAGACCTTCGAGTGGGACGCCAACTCCACCTACGTGCGGAAGCCACCCTACTTCGACGGCATGCCGAAGGAGCCGACCCCGGTCAGCGACATCAAGGGCGCCCGCGTGCTCGCGCTGCTCGGCGACTCGGTCACCACGGACCACATCTCCCCGGCAGGCAACATCAAGGCCGGAACGCCCGCGTCGCAGTACCTGGACGCGAACGGCATCGACCGCAAGGACTACAACTCCTACGGCTCGCGTCGCGGCAACCACGAGGTGATGATCCGCGGCACGTTCGCGAACATCCGTCTGCGCAACCAGCTCCTCGACGACGTCTCCGGTGGCTACACCCGCGACTTCACCCAGGACGGCGGCCCGCAGGCGTTCATCTACGACGCGTCGCAGAACTACCAGAAGGCCGGCATCCCGCTGGTCGTGCTGGGCGGCAAGGAGTACGGCTCCGGATCGTCCCGTGACTGGGCCGCCAAGGGCACCAGCCTCCTCGGCGTCAAGGCCGTCATCACCGAGTCGTTCGAGCGCATCCACCGCTCCAACCTCATCGGCATGGGCGTCGTGCCGCTGCAGTTCCCGGCCGGCGAGTCCGCTGCGTCGCTGAAGCTGGACGGCACCGAGGTCTTCGACATCGAAGGCGTCGAAAAGCTCAACGAGGGTGTCACGCCGAAGACCGTCAAGGTCACGGCAACCCGCGAGAACGGTGAGAAGGTCGTCTTCGACGCGGTCGTGCGCATCGACACGCCCGGCGAGGCCGACTACTACCGCAACGGCGGCATCCTGCAGTACGTGCTCCGCAACATGATCAAGGGCTAG
- a CDS encoding DUF6676 family protein has translation MPAPIATALPASVMLPVQSALPLSTDLPEDIDVSDVVADVSDDGVSAPSDEASDLAAVVDRAADHGIKLSIVVLDEDPGRDSQLRDLATEVGAEEGGTVLVLSPSWVGTYSDSISRVLLESGQDRTYTGDAVVSANHFVDEVIEPGPPWALFTAVIVAIVVIASGATFFAKSRRRSGSRDDTAEKGDNAAGAGTSYERQKP, from the coding sequence ATGCCTGCCCCTATCGCCACCGCACTTCCTGCCAGTGTCATGCTCCCCGTCCAGTCGGCCCTCCCGTTGTCGACGGACCTTCCGGAAGACATCGACGTCTCCGACGTGGTCGCGGACGTGTCCGACGACGGCGTGTCGGCGCCGTCCGACGAGGCGAGTGACCTCGCCGCCGTGGTCGATCGCGCGGCCGACCACGGGATCAAGCTGAGCATCGTGGTGCTGGACGAGGATCCCGGCCGCGATTCGCAGCTGCGCGACCTCGCGACCGAGGTCGGGGCGGAAGAGGGCGGCACCGTTCTGGTGCTGAGTCCCAGCTGGGTCGGCACGTACAGCGATTCGATCAGCCGGGTCCTGCTCGAATCGGGTCAGGACCGCACCTACACCGGCGATGCGGTGGTCTCCGCCAATCACTTCGTCGACGAGGTGATCGAGCCGGGACCCCCGTGGGCCTTGTTCACGGCCGTCATCGTCGCGATCGTCGTGATCGCGTCGGGCGCCACGTTCTTCGCGAAATCGCGCCGCAGGTCCGGATCGCGTGACGACACCGCGGAAAAGGGCGACAACGCCGCGGGGGCCGGCACGTCGTACGAGCGACAGAAGCCCTGA
- a CDS encoding NlpC/P60 family protein, translating into MKRQARAGVGHRSFSRGHTRTARLLIGLGIVGALVGSTPGLAAAVPPPPPNPSDNDIAQAQTQVSAGLGQVSELINQVASADQQLAQLDNEVAIKREDVNRALVDLQNARSAADLAANVVGASQQALRDAGAQIELAQKDFDKYARSSYTQGTNVSSISTYLGAQGPGDVLDRAQVLKLLATSQNAVLEGLQRARTAQANKDSAAREAKQQADVAADQAAAKKSLAEQAIAIARSALQDQAAKKAQIESNRAAAQAQLEAARGNVAGLQGQREAYATWEEQKRAEDAQKAAIAAAAREAATQAAARVAANEAARQRAAELAAGQRAHTTIEEDSEDEDSDYSADGGTTTPKSTPKSKPSTSGEDLTGSEAIETVIDRGLSQIGVEYAWGGGDENGPTLGIRDGGVADSYGDFNKVGFDCSGLMIYAFAGIGISLPHYTGYQYTAGEQVPSEEMQRGDMIFWGPNASQHVALYLGNDEMLEAPQSGSTVQISPVRWDGMTPYAVRMVS; encoded by the coding sequence GTGAAGCGACAAGCACGAGCTGGAGTGGGGCACCGTAGCTTCTCCCGCGGGCACACTCGCACGGCGCGCCTCCTGATCGGATTGGGCATCGTCGGAGCTCTGGTGGGCAGCACGCCCGGCCTGGCCGCCGCGGTACCACCCCCGCCGCCGAATCCGTCCGACAACGACATCGCGCAGGCCCAGACCCAGGTGTCGGCGGGCCTCGGACAGGTCAGTGAACTGATCAACCAGGTGGCCTCCGCGGATCAGCAGCTCGCTCAGCTCGACAACGAGGTCGCCATCAAGCGCGAGGACGTGAACCGGGCGCTGGTCGATCTGCAGAACGCCCGCAGCGCAGCCGATTTGGCGGCCAATGTGGTCGGGGCCTCCCAGCAGGCGCTGCGCGACGCCGGGGCGCAGATCGAACTCGCGCAGAAGGACTTCGACAAGTACGCCCGGTCGAGCTACACGCAGGGCACCAACGTCTCCTCGATCTCGACCTACCTGGGCGCCCAGGGGCCCGGCGACGTCCTGGATCGCGCGCAGGTTCTGAAACTCCTGGCCACCAGCCAGAATGCGGTGCTCGAGGGTCTGCAGCGGGCACGGACCGCGCAGGCCAACAAGGACTCCGCGGCACGCGAGGCCAAGCAGCAGGCGGACGTGGCCGCCGACCAGGCCGCGGCGAAGAAGTCGCTCGCGGAGCAGGCGATCGCGATCGCCCGGTCGGCGCTGCAGGATCAGGCTGCCAAGAAGGCACAGATCGAGAGCAACCGCGCCGCCGCCCAGGCCCAGCTCGAGGCCGCCCGCGGGAACGTCGCGGGGCTGCAGGGGCAGCGTGAGGCATACGCGACGTGGGAGGAGCAGAAACGCGCCGAGGACGCGCAGAAGGCGGCCATCGCCGCCGCGGCCCGGGAAGCCGCGACACAGGCCGCCGCGCGCGTCGCCGCCAACGAGGCGGCTCGACAGCGCGCCGCGGAACTCGCCGCCGGGCAGCGCGCGCACACCACGATCGAGGAGGACTCGGAGGACGAGGACTCCGACTACTCCGCCGACGGCGGGACGACCACACCGAAGTCCACCCCCAAGTCGAAACCGTCGACCAGCGGTGAGGACCTGACCGGCAGCGAGGCCATCGAGACCGTCATCGACCGGGGCCTGTCCCAGATCGGTGTGGAGTACGCGTGGGGCGGCGGCGACGAGAACGGACCCACCCTCGGCATCCGCGACGGCGGTGTCGCCGACAGTTACGGCGACTTCAACAAGGTCGGTTTCGACTGTTCCGGTCTGATGATCTACGCGTTCGCCGGGATCGGCATTTCCCTGCCTCACTACACCGGGTATCAATACACCGCGGGCGAGCAGGTTCCCTCGGAGGAGATGCAGCGCGGCGACATGATCTTCTGGGGCCCGAACGCCAGCCAGCATGTCGCCCTGTATCTCGGAAACGACGAAATGCTGGAGGCCCCGCAGTCCGGATCGACCGTCCAGATCTCCCCGGTGCGATGGGACGGCATGACCCCTTACGCTGTCCGTATGGTGTCGTGA
- a CDS encoding AAA family ATPase, producing the protein MKNGGAANGSGPQNVTAPNAPSQNAGTQSATTKTVAPNLAADVQTLERAIYEVKRVIVGQDRLVERILVGLLAKGHVLLEGVPGVAKTLAVETFAKVVGGSFSRVQFTPDLVPTDLIGTRIYRQGREEFDTELGPVVANFVLADEINRAPAKVQSALLEVMAERHVSIGGKRYHMPDPFLVMATQNPIENEGVYPLPEAQRDRFLFKILVDYPTVEEEREIVYRMGVDAPEPHQVLDPEELVRLQKVASGVFVHHALVDYVVRVIAATRTPAEFGLPEVDGWIAYGASPRATLGIISSARALALLRGRDYVVPQDVLEVIPDVLRHRLVLSYDALADEVSPDDVISRVLQTVGLPQIAAQPTTVPAGPAGHHGPPVPSTSVPGPTAMSQPR; encoded by the coding sequence GTGAAGAACGGGGGTGCGGCCAACGGATCGGGTCCCCAGAACGTCACCGCGCCGAATGCACCCTCACAGAACGCGGGCACGCAGAGCGCGACGACGAAGACGGTCGCGCCCAATCTCGCCGCCGATGTCCAGACGCTGGAACGCGCAATCTACGAGGTCAAGCGCGTGATCGTCGGGCAGGACCGGCTCGTGGAGCGGATCCTGGTCGGTCTGCTCGCGAAAGGGCACGTGCTGCTCGAGGGTGTGCCGGGTGTCGCGAAGACCCTGGCCGTCGAGACGTTCGCGAAGGTGGTCGGCGGATCCTTCTCGCGTGTCCAGTTCACCCCCGACCTGGTGCCCACCGACCTGATCGGTACGCGCATCTACCGGCAGGGGCGCGAGGAGTTCGACACCGAACTCGGTCCCGTCGTCGCGAACTTTGTGCTCGCCGACGAGATCAACCGCGCGCCGGCGAAGGTGCAGTCGGCGCTGCTCGAGGTGATGGCCGAGCGGCACGTGTCGATCGGCGGCAAGCGGTACCACATGCCCGACCCGTTCCTGGTGATGGCGACGCAGAACCCGATCGAGAACGAGGGGGTGTACCCGCTGCCGGAGGCGCAGCGCGACCGCTTCCTGTTCAAGATCCTCGTCGACTACCCGACGGTGGAGGAGGAGCGCGAGATCGTCTACCGGATGGGTGTCGATGCGCCCGAACCCCACCAGGTCCTCGATCCCGAGGAACTCGTCCGCCTGCAGAAGGTCGCGAGCGGCGTCTTCGTGCACCACGCGCTGGTCGACTACGTGGTGCGGGTCATCGCGGCCACGCGCACGCCGGCCGAGTTCGGTCTCCCCGAGGTCGACGGCTGGATCGCGTACGGCGCGTCGCCGCGCGCGACGCTGGGCATCATCTCCTCGGCCCGCGCGTTGGCGTTGCTGCGTGGGCGTGACTACGTGGTGCCGCAGGACGTGCTCGAGGTGATCCCGGACGTGCTTCGTCACCGTCTCGTGCTGTCCTACGACGCTCTCGCCGACGAGGTCAGCCCGGACGACGTCATCTCCCGTGTGCTGCAGACCGTGGGTCTGCCGCAGATCGCCGCACAGCCGACGACGGTCCCGGCCGGCCCCGCCGGTCACCACGGACCGCCTGTCCCGTCCACGTCGGTGCCCGGACCGACGGCGATGAGCCAGCCACGGTGA
- a CDS encoding DUF58 domain-containing protein has product MSARTAGAQSSGPPPSFRSGELRDPKLSAALRTLELTVRRRLDGVLHGDHLGLIPGPGSEPGDAREYQPGDDVRQMDWSVTARTTHPHVRQSVADRELETWLVVDLSSSLDFGTAGCEKRDLVVAAAAAVTHLTSGGGNRIGAIVSTGAQTTRIPARGGRIHAQAMLRQIATTPHAPDGVRGDLQGAVESLRRPQRRRGLAVVISDFLGPIDWERSLRAISGRHDVLGVEVLDPRDLELPDIGDVVLHDPESGRTREFTTTPQLRADFARAADEHRLQVEQSLRRCGAPLLSLRTDRDWISDVVRFVSARKHSYGTATNQRSRR; this is encoded by the coding sequence GTGAGTGCGCGTACCGCCGGTGCGCAGAGTTCCGGCCCGCCGCCGTCGTTTCGCTCCGGCGAACTCCGTGATCCCAAACTGTCCGCCGCGCTGCGGACGCTGGAACTGACCGTCCGCCGCCGCCTCGACGGGGTGCTGCACGGCGACCATCTGGGCCTGATCCCGGGCCCGGGTTCCGAACCCGGTGATGCCCGCGAGTACCAGCCGGGCGACGACGTCCGTCAGATGGACTGGTCGGTGACCGCCCGGACGACGCACCCGCACGTCCGGCAGTCGGTGGCCGACCGGGAACTCGAGACGTGGCTCGTCGTCGACCTGTCGTCGAGCCTCGACTTCGGGACCGCCGGCTGCGAGAAGCGGGACCTCGTGGTGGCGGCTGCCGCCGCCGTCACGCATCTGACCAGCGGCGGCGGGAACCGGATCGGGGCGATCGTCTCCACCGGCGCCCAGACCACCAGGATCCCGGCCCGGGGCGGCCGCATTCATGCGCAGGCGATGCTGCGTCAGATCGCGACCACCCCGCACGCCCCGGACGGGGTGCGGGGTGACCTGCAGGGTGCGGTGGAGTCGTTGCGCCGACCCCAGCGTCGCCGCGGTCTGGCCGTCGTCATCAGTGACTTCCTGGGGCCGATCGACTGGGAGCGGTCGCTGCGGGCGATCTCGGGCCGCCACGACGTACTCGGTGTCGAGGTGCTCGACCCGCGAGATCTGGAATTACCCGACATAGGGGATGTAGTGCTGCACGATCCGGAGTCCGGACGGACCCGCGAGTTCACGACCACACCTCAACTGCGCGCCGACTTCGCGCGGGCAGCGGACGAGCACCGCCTGCAGGTGGAGCAGTCGTTGCGGCGCTGCGGCGCCCCGCTGCTCAGTCTGCGGACCGACCGGGACTGGATCTCGGACGTCGTGCGGTTCGTGTCCGCCCGGAAGCACAGCTACGGGACCGCGACGAACCAGAGGTCCCGCCGGTGA
- a CDS encoding VWA domain-containing protein: protein MSLSQFTSPWWLLFLLVVVALVAGYVWVQRQRQKHTLRFTNFALLEKVAPSRPGRARHIPALLMVLALVFFSVALAGPTEDKRVPRNRATVILVIDVSLSMKATDVEPTRLAAAQDAAKSFADGLTPGINLGLVAFAGTASVLVSPTTNREASKVAIDNLQLSERTATGEAIFTSLQSIDTLAAVLGGSDQAPPARIVLLSDGKQTVPENPDDPRGGFTAARQAKDKDVPISTISFGTSYGKVEIEDERIPVPVDDPSLREIANLSGGSFFTASSLEELRDVYDTLEEQIGFETTRGDASRPWLVLGVLSATAGLILALVLRQRLP from the coding sequence GTGAGCCTTTCCCAGTTCACCTCACCGTGGTGGCTGCTGTTCCTCCTGGTCGTCGTGGCATTGGTCGCGGGATACGTGTGGGTGCAGCGTCAGCGGCAGAAGCACACCCTCCGGTTCACCAACTTCGCGCTCCTCGAGAAGGTGGCGCCGTCGCGGCCGGGCCGGGCCCGGCACATTCCGGCGCTGCTGATGGTGCTGGCGCTGGTGTTCTTCAGTGTGGCGCTGGCCGGACCGACGGAGGACAAGCGGGTTCCGCGGAACCGGGCCACCGTGATCCTCGTCATCGACGTGTCGTTGTCGATGAAGGCGACCGACGTGGAACCGACCCGGCTGGCCGCCGCGCAGGACGCCGCGAAGTCGTTCGCCGACGGGCTCACCCCCGGCATCAATCTCGGTCTCGTCGCCTTCGCCGGCACGGCCTCGGTGCTGGTGTCGCCGACCACCAACCGGGAGGCGTCGAAGGTCGCGATCGACAATCTGCAGTTGAGCGAGCGGACCGCCACCGGTGAGGCGATCTTCACGTCGCTGCAGTCGATCGACACCCTGGCCGCGGTGCTCGGCGGCAGTGATCAGGCGCCGCCCGCCCGCATCGTGCTGCTCTCGGACGGCAAGCAGACGGTCCCCGAGAACCCGGACGATCCGCGCGGAGGGTTCACCGCGGCCCGGCAGGCGAAGGACAAGGACGTCCCCATCTCGACGATCTCGTTCGGCACCAGCTACGGCAAGGTCGAGATCGAGGACGAACGCATCCCCGTGCCCGTCGACGATCCGTCGCTGCGGGAGATCGCGAATCTCTCCGGGGGCAGCTTCTTCACGGCGTCGAGCCTGGAGGAACTGCGTGACGTCTACGACACCCTCGAGGAGCAGATCGGTTTCGAGACCACCCGCGGCGACGCCAGCCGCCCCTGGCTCGTGCTGGGTGTCCTGTCCGCCACGGCGGGGCTGATCCTCGCGCTGGTCCTGCGTCAACGGCTGCCGTGA
- the fabG1 gene encoding 3-oxoacyl-ACP reductase FabG1 — protein sequence MSTPQTTDASVRTVSTPRSVLVTGGNRGIGLAVAQRLAADGHKVAVTHRGSGAPDGLFGVQCDVTDTESVDRAFKEVEAHQGPVEVLVANAGITDDTLIMRMTEEQFTSVVDANLTGAFRVAKRATRSMLRARFGRFVFLGSVVGLAGGPGQVNYAASKAGVVGIARSLTRELGSRSITANVVAPGFIDTDMTAVLDDKYKDMITGAVPLQRQGKPEEVAAVVSFLASDDSAYVSGAVIPVDGGLGMGH from the coding sequence ATGTCTACCCCACAAACTACTGACGCGTCAGTTAGGACGGTGTCCACTCCTCGGTCGGTGCTCGTCACCGGCGGCAACCGCGGGATCGGCCTCGCTGTCGCGCAGCGCCTCGCGGCGGACGGCCACAAGGTCGCGGTCACGCACCGCGGCTCGGGTGCGCCGGACGGCCTGTTCGGCGTCCAGTGCGACGTCACCGACACCGAGTCGGTCGACCGCGCCTTCAAGGAGGTGGAAGCGCACCAGGGTCCCGTCGAGGTTCTCGTCGCGAACGCCGGCATCACCGACGACACGCTGATCATGCGGATGACCGAGGAGCAGTTCACCTCCGTCGTCGACGCCAACCTGACCGGCGCGTTCCGTGTCGCGAAGCGGGCCACACGGTCGATGCTGCGGGCGCGGTTCGGCCGGTTCGTGTTCCTCGGGTCCGTCGTCGGTCTGGCCGGTGGTCCCGGCCAGGTGAACTACGCGGCGTCGAAGGCCGGCGTGGTCGGCATCGCACGGTCGCTGACCCGTGAGCTCGGTTCCCGGTCGATCACCGCAAACGTGGTGGCCCCGGGATTCATCGACACCGACATGACTGCGGTCCTGGACGACAAGTACAAGGACATGATCACCGGCGCGGTTCCGTTGCAGCGGCAGGGCAAGCCCGAGGAGGTCGCCGCGGTGGTGAGCTTCCTGGCCTCCGACGATTCCGCCTACGTCTCCGGCGCGGTGATCCCCGTCGACGGCGGCCTCGGCATGGGCCACTAG
- the inhA gene encoding NADH-dependent enoyl-ACP reductase InhA translates to MGGLLEGKTILVTGIITDASIAFHVAKVAQEQGAKVIITGFDRLRLIDRIAQRLPQPVPPALELDVQNPEHLASLADRIREIAPEGVDGVVHSIAFAPRSCLGSPFFDAPWSDVGVAFEVSAYSYASLSKALLPVLNDNASIVGMDFDPARAVPFYNWMGVAKATLESVNRYVAKEVGERGIRSNLVAAGPIKTLAAKAIAGTATDDAKQMNELNTAWDERAPIGWNVDDPEPVAKTVCTVLSDWLPGTTASIIYVDGGAHAMAG, encoded by the coding sequence ATGGGCGGATTGCTCGAAGGTAAGACCATTCTCGTCACCGGCATCATCACGGACGCGTCCATCGCGTTCCACGTCGCCAAGGTCGCCCAGGAACAGGGCGCCAAGGTGATCATCACCGGATTCGACCGTCTCCGGCTGATCGATCGCATCGCGCAGCGCCTGCCGCAGCCGGTGCCGCCCGCGCTCGAACTGGACGTGCAGAACCCGGAGCACCTCGCGAGCCTCGCCGACCGCATCCGGGAGATCGCGCCCGAGGGTGTCGACGGCGTCGTGCACTCCATCGCGTTCGCGCCGCGGTCCTGCCTGGGCAGCCCGTTCTTCGACGCACCGTGGTCGGATGTGGGAGTGGCGTTCGAGGTCTCCGCCTACTCGTACGCGTCGCTGTCGAAGGCGCTGCTGCCGGTGCTGAACGACAACGCGTCGATCGTCGGCATGGACTTCGATCCCGCGCGCGCGGTGCCGTTCTACAACTGGATGGGCGTCGCCAAGGCCACGCTCGAGTCGGTGAACCGGTATGTCGCCAAGGAGGTCGGCGAACGCGGTATCCGCTCCAACCTCGTCGCGGCCGGCCCGATCAAGACCCTCGCCGCCAAGGCCATCGCCGGTACCGCCACCGACGACGCCAAGCAGATGAACGAACTCAACACGGCGTGGGACGAGCGTGCGCCCATCGGCTGGAACGTCGATGACCCGGAGCCGGTCGCGAAGACCGTGTGCACCGTGCTGTCCGACTGGCTGCCCGGCACCACCGCGTCGATCATCTACGTCGACGGTGGCGCCCACGCGATGGCCGGCTAG